The segment CAAACCGCATTCGCGGAACAGCGTCTTTTCCGCCAGACGATCCTGCGCCACGGCCAACGCCCGAGGCGCCGGGAACACCGCTACCCGCTCGGCAAGCCAGTGCGCGGTTTCCGCCGGCACGTTCTCGAAATCGAAGGTGACCACATCGACTTGGCGGGCGAAGTGCTCGAGCGCGTCGTAATCGGTCCAGTCGGCCACCACCAGGGGAGCCACCTGGCCGGCACAGGCATCGGCCGCACTGTCGACCACCAGGCTCTTCACGCCGAGCGGAGCAGCCGCAAGAGCCAGCATGCGGGCGAGCTGGCCACCGCCGAGGATGCCGAGGACGAGCTGGCGACGCGTGCTCACGTGCGGGGATCCGGATGGTCGAGCACGCTCTGCGTCTGGCGCGTGCGATAGGCCTCGACCGCCTTGGCCAGCGAAGCATCGTGCAACGCAAGCACCGAAGCGGCCAACAGACCCGCGTTCACTGCACCAGCGCGACCGATGGCCAGCGTGCCGACCGGAATGCCGGCAGGCATCTGCGCGATCGAGAGCAGCGAATCCATGCCATTGAGCGCCTTCGACTGCACCGGGACGCCGAGCACGGGCAAGCGGGTCTTGGCCGCCAGCATGCCCGGCAGGTGGGCCGCGCCGCCGGCGCCGGCAATGATGACCTGGATACCGCGCTCGACGGCCTCTTCCGCGTACTGGAACAACAGGTCCGGGGTGCGATGTGCGGATACCACGCGCACCTCGTGCGCAACGCCCAGCTCGGCCAACACGTTGGCCGCATGCTCCATGGTTTCCCAGTCCGAGCGGGAGCCCATCACAACACCCACGCGCGGCGGGAGGGAAGTCGAGGTCATGACCCAAGCCATCCAAAAGGGGTTATTGTACGGACTTTCCGCGTTTCGGTACGAACCCGCTTATCCATGGATAAACGCCTGCTCGATATCCTGTGCTGCCCGGTCAGCAAGGTCCCGGTCCGCCCTCTCAGCCGCAGCGAGCTGGAGGCACTCAACGCCGCCATTGCCGCTGGCGGGGTCCAGAACGTCGCCGGCGCGGCGGTGCAAACGGCACTGTCCGAGGGCCTCATCACCACCGATCGCAAAGTGATCTACCGGGTGGACGACGGCATCCCCGTCATGCTGCCCGAAGAGGGCATCGGCACCCTCCAGTTGCGGGATTTCCCGGCCGCCGCCTGACCTACGGGGACCTGTCAACCGCAGGGCCCTGCGTCGTGCTGTGAACGCGTCGACATATATCGAAGCGCCCCATGACAGCGCGGCCGGCTTTCACGTATTGTAGGCATGCGTATTGTCGGAACGGGCCGCACGCACGTCGGCATCACTTCAGGGGTGTGGCGATGAAAGACGCCAGTGAACCTTCCAACATCGTCAGCCTGACCCAGCGCCTGGATCCGTCCAGCGAGCGCGGAGGCGCCCTTTTGAACACCGTCCGGGACATCGCTGGCCGCCGCCTGCAGATCTTGATCAACGGCATGTTCGAGCATGTCGATGACGCCCTGTTCGACCTCGCCGAAAAGGCCGAGAACAACGCGGCGCAAATGCACTACTTCGACGGCATGCGTGAAGTGCGCAAGCGCCGCCCCATCGTCGAGCGCTCCTTTCTCGCCCATGTATCGCGCGAACTGAGCGATTTTGCTGCCAACCAGCGTACTGCGCCGAGCAGCGGCATCCAGCTTCCCGTCGGCACCGCGGAACTCTCGCTGGTGGCGGACAACGAACTGGAAGAATCGTTGGCCATCACCAGCATGATCGGCAAGAACGAGACGCGCCTGACGCGCGAGCTGTTCTCGGTGAATCAGCGCCTGTCGGTCATCTACGGCGGCCTCAAGATCGAAGACGGCAGCAATCCGGTCGGTCCGGCATCGCTCTCGCAGGCGTTCCGGCTGGCGATGCGCGAGCTCAACGCGGAGATGCGCGTCAAGCTCATCATCTACAAGCTGTTCGATCGCTATGTGCTGGCATCGCTGGACGAGCTCTACCAGGAGATCAATGCCGAACTGATTCGCGCCGGCGTGCTGCCCCAGTTGCGCCACGAAGTGTCGCGCAGCGGCGCCACCGGGCGCGGTGCGGGCGCAGCCACCGCCGATGGCGGCCAGGAAGGCGGCGCCTACCTGGGTGATGACGAAGGCAGCGCCTCCAGCGAACTGCTGCAGACGCTGCACACGCTGTTCAGTGCCCGCCGCGGCGCACCGGCCACCGCCATGCGCATGCCGGCCGGCGCCGTGCAGCTGCCCAGCGCCAATGAGTTGATCGGTGCACTGAGCGTGCTGCAGAGCCAGGCGGCCATCAACCAGCCGTTGCCCCTTGGCGCGGGCAACGCGCTGGAGCTTGCCGGCGAAGTGCAGCAGCTCAAGGAGCACCTGCTGGCGCAGATCGGCTCGCTGCGTGGCGAGAAGCCCAGCCAGGTGTCGACCATCGACGAGGACACCATCGACCTCGTCGGCATGCTGTTCGAATTCATCCTCGAGGACCGCAACCTGCCCACCGAGATGCAGGTGCTGCTGGCTCGCCTGCAGATCCCATATCTCAAGGCCGCCATCCTCGACCGCAAGCTGTTCGCGCACCGCCAGCATCCTGCACGCCGCCTGCTCGACAGCCTGGCCGACGCCGCCAAGGGTTGGTCGGCCGAGTCCGATCGCGACCACCGCCTGCACGACAAGATCAAGTCCATCGTCGACCGCCTCCTGCAGGACTTCGACGACGACATCAGCATTTTCGAACGCCTGTGCGTCGAACTGCAGGAATTCCAGGACATCAGCCGCCGCCGTGCCGAACTGGCCGAGCAGCGCGTGGCCGAGTCCACCCGCGGACGGGAAAAACTGGAACAGGCGCGCCGCCGCGCGGCACGCGAAATCCTCAGCCGTATAGACGGCCATACGCTGCCGCCGCTGATCCATGGCGTGCTCTCGCGCGCATGGGCCAATTACCTGGTGCTGACCATCCTGCGCCAGGGCGAGGAATCCAGCGAGTTCCGCGACGCGCTCCGCTTCGCCAACGACTTCATCGACAGCACCAAGCCCGCACGCACGCTGGACGAGCGCCGCGCGCTGCGCCAGATGTTGCCCGGCATCGAGCGTGCGCTGCGCCGCGGCCTGGCCAACGTTGCTTTCCAGGAAAGCGACATCGATCGCCTGCTGGCGCAGCTGCATACCTACTACCGCCACCAGCTCGGCGAAGCCGTGCCGGAGGCGGAGATCCAGGCCGTCGCCGAGCCCAGCAGCCTGCCGATCCCGGAGAGCATCCAGCCGATCGCCGAGGCGGAACTCGCCCGCTCCGAACCGGAGCCTGAGCCGCTGGTCGACACGCCGGAAATGCAGCTCGTGGCCGAGCTGAAGCCGGGTATCTGGCTTGAGTTCATCACGGGTCCGGAAACGGTCGAGCGCGCCAAGCTGTCCTGGATCAGCCCGATGAGCGGGCGCTACCTGTTCGTGAATCGCCGCGGCCTCAAGGTCGCCGACCACGCCCCGCACGAACTGGCTGAGGCGCTCGCCCGCGGCTCGGCTCGCGTGCTTGATTCCACGGCCCTGTTCGACCGCGCGCTGGATGCCATCGTCGGTCGCCTCAGCCAGCCTGCCACGGCGACCAGCCCCGCAACCGAATGACTTCCCAACGACTTGTTCCTCCGGCGTCCGACCTGATCCGGGCCGACGTCGAGCGCGCATTTGCCGAAGATATCGGCACCGGCGACGCCACCGCCGACCTCCTTCCCGCCTCGGCCTTGGCCAGCGCCACCCTGACCTGCCGCGAGCATGCCGTCATCGCCGGCATCGACTGGTTCAATGCCTGCTTCGCCAGCCTGGACCCCGGCATACAGATCGAATGGCTGCTGAGTGATGGCGATCGCGCCGAAGCCGGCTCGGTGATTTGCCGACTGCACGGACGCGCCCGCCCGATGGTGAGCGCCGAACGATCGGCGCTGAACTTCCTGCAGCTGCTTTCGGGCACCGCCACCACGACCGCCGCCTACGTTGCCGCCGTGGCCGGTACCGGCGTGCGCGTATTGGACACCCGCAAGACCGTGCCCGGTCTTCGCCTGGCACAGAAATATGCGGTGCGCTGCGGTGGCGGCCATAACCATCGCGTGGGCCTGTACGACGCCATCCTGGTGAAGGAAAACCACATCATCGCCGCCGGTGGCATCCGCGCCGCGGCCGAAGCGGCCCGCCGCCTGCATCCAAAGCTGCTGCTGGAAATCGAGGTCGAGAACCTGGAAGAACTGCAGCAGGCACTGGACGCTGGCGCCGACCGCATCATGCTCGACAACTTCACCTTGCCGCTGATGCGCGAGGCCGTGGCTATTGCCAAAGGCCGTGCGGAGCTGGAGATTTCCGGCAATGTCGACCTGAGCACGATTGCCGACTATGCCGGCACCGGCGTGGACTACATCTCGGTCGGCGCCTTGACCAAGCACGTGCGGGCCGTCGACCTGTCACTGCGCTTGAAGCTGGACTGACGACGGGCGGCCACTGCCGCTCCGTAGGCCGTTGGAATCGCCGGTGCTGGACCTGGGGCATGGCCAAAGCCGACTTCGTGCCCGGCCATGCTGCCTTCACCTTGCAAGCCACACGCGCCGCCTACACTCTCGCTCCATGAGTGAACTTCCCGACCTGATGCTGTTGCTGGTCCTGCTGGCTGTCATAGGCGGCTGGTTGAAGCTGAGCCGCGCCCGCGAGCAGGCAACCCAGGAAGCGCGCCAGCTGTGCCGCCAGCATGGCCTGCAGCTGCTGGATGAAAGCGTGGGGCTGCGCAGCCTCAAGCTGCGACGTGCAAGAGGCCAATGGTTCTGGGAGCGCTGCTATACCTTCGAGGTGAGCATCGACGGTGACGACCGGGAGCCAGGGAAACTGTGGATGTCAGGCCGCGCCCTCACCGGCCTGAGCCTTCCCACGATCCAGAGCCACCTGCCGGACCTGATGGCAGAGCACGTGCCGCGAACCTCGCAAAGCGGCAACGTCGTGCCGCTGCGTCCCCGCTTGAACAGGGACAGCAGCCTGCACTGAGGCTGCTGCCGGCCTTATTTCACGACGCGCAGGAAGGGCGCGCTGCGCTTGGGCTTGTCGCCCGCCTGATCGCTCTCGGGCGAGGGCGGCGTGTCATCAGGGTCGGAGGGCGGCGGCGGGTTGTCCCCGCCTTCGTCGGCAGGAAACATCATGCCCTGCCCGTTCTCCTGGGCGTAGAGCGCCAGCACGGCCTGCACGGGGATATGGATGTTGTGGCTGACGCCGGAAAAACGGGCCTGGAAACTGATCCAGTCGTTGCCGAGATCCAGGTTGGCCACAGCACGCATCGCGAGGTTCAACACCACCTGGCCGTTCTTGATGACCTGAGGCGGTACCCGCACGCCTTCGCGGGCGGCATCCACCAGCACGTAGGGAGTGAGGTTGTTGTCGGTGATCCAGTCATAAATTGCCCGCAAGAGATAGGGGCGATTGGAGGTCATCGGCGGTAGCTTGTCGTCGGTCATTCAAAAACCCGTTGGAGACCGGCGTCACGGAAGCCTCCCGGAGCCTGGTCGAATGGATGGCGGCAGTGTAATGCCAAGCCGAGGGGAGGTGCGCAGGACATGCCATCAGGCACGGCGGCAGTCACGCCGATAGCCGGCCATCTCATCGGATCCCTGGCTATCGGATCAGGGCCGCATGGCCTTTTCTTCAGCGGTCATGCTGCGTGCATAGCCCTGGCTGGCGAACAGCCGCTCGCCGTAATCGAGGATGGGCTTGCCGTCGCGTCCCAGGTCCACTCCCAGCCACGGCAGGCGCCAGACCACGGGTGCCACCAGGCAATCGGTCAGGCTCATCTCGGGGTTGAGGAAGAACCGCGATGCCTTGAAGAGCGGCAGCGAGGCCAGCAGGTGCTCACGCAACCGCTTGCGGGCGGCATCCGCCGGGCGTCCGCCAGCCTTGATGGTTTCAATCTCGGGCAGCCAGTCGAGCTCGATGCGCACCGTGGCCAGGCGCAGCCGCGCACGGGACAGCGGATCGATCGGCATCAGCGGGGGATGGGGATAGCGTTCGTCCAGGTATTCGCAGACGACTGCCGTGTTGTAGAGGGTGAGGTCCCTGTCGACCAGGGTCGGCGTGGTGCCGTAGGGGTTCAGCTCGAGCAGGTCTTCGGGGGGCTTGGCCGGGTCCACCAGCACCCGTTCATAGCTGACGCCCTTGGCTGCAAGCACCAGACGGGTGCGGTGGCACTGGATGCCATCCGCGGTGGTGTACAGGGTGAGTGCGGTACGCGAACGAGCGCTTTGAACCATGCGCGATCTCCCCATCGACATTAAGCGAATACGGCGGCACTAGGCCGCCGTACCCTGGGCCATTGGAGGGGCGCCTCAGTGGACGTCCTTCCAATATTCCTTCTTTAGCAGATATGCCAGGAAAGTGAAGCCCGCCAGGAAGAGCAGCACCCAGATGCCGTAGCGCTGGCGCTGCAGGGCGGCCGGCTCGGAGGCGTACTCGAGGAAGGCGGTCAGGTCA is part of the Dyella jiangningensis genome and harbors:
- a CDS encoding DUF3301 domain-containing protein yields the protein MSELPDLMLLLVLLAVIGGWLKLSRAREQATQEARQLCRQHGLQLLDESVGLRSLKLRRARGQWFWERCYTFEVSIDGDDREPGKLWMSGRALTGLSLPTIQSHLPDLMAEHVPRTSQSGNVVPLRPRLNRDSSLH
- a CDS encoding DUF1631 domain-containing protein, giving the protein MKDASEPSNIVSLTQRLDPSSERGGALLNTVRDIAGRRLQILINGMFEHVDDALFDLAEKAENNAAQMHYFDGMREVRKRRPIVERSFLAHVSRELSDFAANQRTAPSSGIQLPVGTAELSLVADNELEESLAITSMIGKNETRLTRELFSVNQRLSVIYGGLKIEDGSNPVGPASLSQAFRLAMRELNAEMRVKLIIYKLFDRYVLASLDELYQEINAELIRAGVLPQLRHEVSRSGATGRGAGAATADGGQEGGAYLGDDEGSASSELLQTLHTLFSARRGAPATAMRMPAGAVQLPSANELIGALSVLQSQAAINQPLPLGAGNALELAGEVQQLKEHLLAQIGSLRGEKPSQVSTIDEDTIDLVGMLFEFILEDRNLPTEMQVLLARLQIPYLKAAILDRKLFAHRQHPARRLLDSLADAAKGWSAESDRDHRLHDKIKSIVDRLLQDFDDDISIFERLCVELQEFQDISRRRAELAEQRVAESTRGREKLEQARRRAAREILSRIDGHTLPPLIHGVLSRAWANYLVLTILRQGEESSEFRDALRFANDFIDSTKPARTLDERRALRQMLPGIERALRRGLANVAFQESDIDRLLAQLHTYYRHQLGEAVPEAEIQAVAEPSSLPIPESIQPIAEAELARSEPEPEPLVDTPEMQLVAELKPGIWLEFITGPETVERAKLSWISPMSGRYLFVNRRGLKVADHAPHELAEALARGSARVLDSTALFDRALDAIVGRLSQPATATSPATE
- the nadC gene encoding carboxylating nicotinate-nucleotide diphosphorylase gives rise to the protein MTSQRLVPPASDLIRADVERAFAEDIGTGDATADLLPASALASATLTCREHAVIAGIDWFNACFASLDPGIQIEWLLSDGDRAEAGSVICRLHGRARPMVSAERSALNFLQLLSGTATTTAAYVAAVAGTGVRVLDTRKTVPGLRLAQKYAVRCGGGHNHRVGLYDAILVKENHIIAAGGIRAAAEAARRLHPKLLLEIEVENLEELQQALDAGADRIMLDNFTLPLMREAVAIAKGRAELEISGNVDLSTIADYAGTGVDYISVGALTKHVRAVDLSLRLKLD
- the purE gene encoding 5-(carboxyamino)imidazole ribonucleotide mutase, which translates into the protein MTSTSLPPRVGVVMGSRSDWETMEHAANVLAELGVAHEVRVVSAHRTPDLLFQYAEEAVERGIQVIIAGAGGAAHLPGMLAAKTRLPVLGVPVQSKALNGMDSLLSIAQMPAGIPVGTLAIGRAGAVNAGLLAASVLALHDASLAKAVEAYRTRQTQSVLDHPDPRT
- a CDS encoding ClpXP protease specificity-enhancing factor — encoded protein: MTDDKLPPMTSNRPYLLRAIYDWITDNNLTPYVLVDAAREGVRVPPQVIKNGQVVLNLAMRAVANLDLGNDWISFQARFSGVSHNIHIPVQAVLALYAQENGQGMMFPADEGGDNPPPPSDPDDTPPSPESDQAGDKPKRSAPFLRVVK
- a CDS encoding Trm112 family protein, coding for MDKRLLDILCCPVSKVPVRPLSRSELEALNAAIAAGGVQNVAGAAVQTALSEGLITTDRKVIYRVDDGIPVMLPEEGIGTLQLRDFPAAA
- a CDS encoding glutathione S-transferase N-terminal domain-containing protein — translated: MVQSARSRTALTLYTTADGIQCHRTRLVLAAKGVSYERVLVDPAKPPEDLLELNPYGTTPTLVDRDLTLYNTAVVCEYLDERYPHPPLMPIDPLSRARLRLATVRIELDWLPEIETIKAGGRPADAARKRLREHLLASLPLFKASRFFLNPEMSLTDCLVAPVVWRLPWLGVDLGRDGKPILDYGERLFASQGYARSMTAEEKAMRP